A window of Sulfurimonas gotlandica GD1 contains these coding sequences:
- a CDS encoding caspase family protein, translated as MLINENASQAKIKTSMKKMLRRVKSGDSIYFYYNGHGVPVPSLNNEPFMLASNTEPDFVADESFFALKNIYAQLSASKADKIVAIVDSCFSGVTDGKAVLKGVAATKMVAKSVEFDKNRMVVMSAGKGNQYSNGYDKKAHRLFSFYVMKNIIEGDSDIKTLFKDTKAQTYDTSLEEYGDVRAQEPTIEGNFRLSL; from the coding sequence GTGCTTATAAATGAGAATGCTTCTCAAGCAAAGATAAAAACAAGTATGAAAAAGATGCTTCGCCGTGTGAAGAGTGGAGACAGCATCTACTTTTATTACAACGGTCATGGAGTTCCAGTACCGAGCTTGAATAATGAACCTTTTATGCTTGCATCTAACACAGAACCAGACTTCGTAGCAGATGAGAGTTTTTTCGCACTTAAAAATATATATGCACAATTAAGTGCTTCAAAAGCAGATAAGATAGTAGCAATAGTTGACTCGTGCTTTAGTGGAGTTACCGATGGTAAAGCTGTACTAAAAGGTGTAGCCGCTACAAAGATGGTAGCAAAGTCAGTTGAATTTGATAAAAATAGAATGGTGGTAATGAGTGCAGGAAAAGGTAACCAATACTCAAACGGCTATGATAAAAAAGCACATCGCCTCTTTAGCTTTTATGTGATGAAAAACATCATAGAAGGAGATAGTGACATCAAGACTCTCTTTAAAGATACTAAAGCTCAAACTTATGATACTTCTTTAGAAGAGTATGGTGATGTAAGAGCACAAGAACCTACCATAGAAGGTAACTTTAGGTTGAGTTTGTGA
- the surE gene encoding 5'/3'-nucleotidase SurE: protein MKNKYRILVTNDDGYEAKGLLCLIEALRELEDVKVTVVAPANEKSACGHSLTLVRPLRFVSVDDDFYKLDDGTPSDCVYLSLSTIFEDKKPDLLISGINRGSNMGEDITYSGTAAGAMEGVLHDVPSIAISQVMDFTNPDGDFTLAQKTIKELVLKIKNGTFPLPHREFLNVNIPADVKEAKIKVTYAGYRFYANDSHVHRNPRGEEHYWLGLHPLNFSPREGVDGVSDYEAIRDGFISITPIQLDLSAYKSMKKLEEWID, encoded by the coding sequence ATGAAAAATAAATACAGAATATTAGTTACAAATGATGATGGTTACGAAGCAAAAGGCCTACTCTGTTTAATAGAAGCTTTAAGAGAGTTAGAAGATGTGAAAGTTACAGTTGTAGCCCCCGCAAATGAGAAGTCTGCCTGTGGACACTCTCTTACTCTTGTGAGACCACTTCGTTTTGTAAGTGTTGATGATGATTTTTACAAACTAGACGATGGGACTCCTAGTGACTGTGTCTACTTATCTCTTAGTACAATCTTTGAAGATAAAAAACCAGACTTGCTAATAAGCGGAATAAATCGTGGCTCAAACATGGGCGAAGATATTACATACAGCGGAACAGCAGCAGGAGCTATGGAGGGAGTTTTACACGATGTTCCTTCTATCGCTATAAGTCAAGTTATGGATTTTACAAATCCTGATGGTGATTTTACACTTGCACAAAAGACTATAAAAGAGCTTGTTTTAAAGATAAAAAACGGAACATTTCCTCTACCTCATAGAGAATTTTTAAATGTAAATATTCCAGCTGATGTTAAAGAAGCTAAGATAAAAGTAACGTATGCAGGTTATAGGTTTTATGCAAATGATTCACACGTTCATAGAAATCCACGTGGAGAAGAGCACTACTGGTTAGGTCTGCATCCACTAAATTTCTCTCCAAGAGAGGGAGTTGATGGAGTTAGTGATTATGAAGCTATAAGAGATGGATTTATCTCTATTACTCCGATTCAACTTGATTTGAGTGCATACAAAAGTATGAAAAAACTTGAAGAGTGGATAGATTAG
- a CDS encoding tRNA threonylcarbamoyladenosine dehydratase: protein MRYDRIKLILEDDFTKLSSAKILLLGVGGVGSFCLDCLIRSGITDVTIVDYDTYDETNQNRQMWSEMHEGELKVEALKKHYPDIKIINTRIDEQWVWDFDFDEYDLVLDAIDDTKAKLALAQKCYKKLISSFGSAKRLDPTKIEVTDIWKTYGDKFGSKIRYELRKRGFNKKYRVVFSSEEAQVKAKGSFMGVTASFGLAMCAEAIKILTKKQ from the coding sequence ATGAGATATGACCGTATAAAACTTATTTTAGAAGATGATTTCACTAAACTTTCAAGTGCCAAGATACTGCTTCTTGGTGTTGGAGGAGTTGGTAGTTTTTGTCTTGATTGTTTGATTAGAAGTGGTATTACAGATGTGACAATTGTAGACTATGATACATATGATGAGACAAACCAGAACCGTCAAATGTGGTCTGAGATGCATGAGGGTGAACTCAAAGTAGAAGCTCTTAAAAAACACTATCCAGATATAAAAATCATAAATACTCGTATAGATGAGCAGTGGGTTTGGGACTTTGACTTCGATGAGTATGACTTGGTTTTAGATGCCATAGATGATACAAAAGCTAAACTTGCTCTTGCTCAGAAGTGTTACAAAAAACTTATCTCATCTTTTGGAAGCGCAAAGAGACTTGATCCTACAAAGATAGAAGTGACAGATATCTGGAAAACTTACGGAGATAAATTTGGTTCTAAAATCCGTTATGAGCTTAGAAAACGAGGTTTTAATAAAAAATATAGAGTAGTCTTTTCTTCAGAAGAAGCGCAGGTGAAAGCCAAAGGCAGCTTTATGGGAGTAACAGCATCTTTTGGTCTGGCTATGTGTGCAGAGGCAATAAAAATTCTAACAAAGAAGCAGTAA
- a CDS encoding DUF1566 domain-containing protein encodes MKVILLILIGFILASANIVVDKKTVLVWQDDNDAKSVVKDWESAKKYCNNLTLQGYDDWFLPTAEQLLTITDKNIYLPSIKKEFKNVTSSTYWSSSVNVSDSKYAWNVNFSGGNSGSSSKTDKNYLRCARAGQSELLNFDKLISKLVEEELKNIPKPPSELKLVKDEFETTAEFNKRVDSTKIKQKQEIVEYKKSYATAKVQAKINAIKNALEITWGKPTLTNLKYDADNGYFVADISFEAKKEFSKKVAIKVQREDAKAFKDEFASLKPEAVFEYDGSSVKLKDIRVPYKKKTYMALFTDMNIDDTKVAVNIKNDISVESSFRSSVIVAQNEVSSFNASKLNNFRELDNLLKNSKQAKEDKTKWLFVVGIENMSLQIYILCTEVQRCLFNSSKEVRSSK; translated from the coding sequence ATGAAAGTAATCCTTTTGATTTTGATAGGCTTTATCTTGGCTTCTGCAAATATTGTAGTAGATAAAAAAACAGTTCTTGTGTGGCAAGATGATAACGATGCAAAAAGTGTTGTAAAAGATTGGGAAAGTGCAAAAAAATACTGTAACAATTTAACACTACAGGGATATGATGATTGGTTTTTACCAACCGCTGAGCAGCTTTTAACCATAACTGATAAAAATATATACCTCCCTTCGATAAAAAAAGAGTTTAAAAATGTCACTTCTAGCACTTATTGGTCGTCGTCCGTGAATGTTTCAGATTCTAAGTACGCTTGGAATGTGAACTTTAGCGGTGGCAATTCAGGCAGCAGTAGTAAGACGGATAAAAATTATCTCAGGTGTGCTAGGGCAGGACAATCTGAGCTTTTGAACTTTGATAAATTAATCTCAAAATTAGTAGAAGAGGAACTAAAAAATATTCCTAAACCACCAAGTGAGCTAAAACTAGTAAAAGATGAATTTGAAACTACTGCGGAGTTTAACAAACGAGTAGATAGTACGAAGATAAAGCAAAAACAAGAGATAGTTGAATATAAAAAGAGTTATGCAACAGCAAAAGTTCAAGCAAAAATCAATGCAATCAAAAATGCCTTAGAAATAACTTGGGGAAAACCAACTCTAACAAATCTAAAATATGATGCGGACAATGGCTATTTTGTTGCAGATATATCGTTTGAAGCCAAAAAAGAGTTTTCTAAAAAAGTTGCTATAAAAGTGCAAAGAGAAGATGCAAAAGCTTTTAAAGATGAGTTTGCTTCTTTAAAACCAGAAGCTGTTTTTGAGTATGACGGAAGCAGTGTGAAACTAAAAGATATAAGAGTTCCTTACAAGAAAAAAACTTATATGGCTCTATTTACAGATATGAACATAGATGATACAAAAGTAGCAGTAAACATCAAAAATGATATAAGTGTAGAGAGTAGTTTTAGAAGTTCTGTGATAGTAGCGCAAAATGAAGTCAGTAGTTTTAATGCAAGTAAGCTAAATAACTTTCGTGAACTGGATAATCTACTTAAAAACTCTAAACAAGCTAAAGAAGATAAAACCAAATGGCTTTTTGTGGTAGGAATAGAGAATATGAGTTTACAGATATATATCTTATGCACAGAAGTGCAGAGATGTTTGTTCAACAGCTCAAAAGAGGTTAGGAGTTCAAAGTAA
- a CDS encoding DUF1566 domain-containing protein, with protein MKTTARDIKMIKKLLLIVLISISAFGVEIVIDKTVKKLDIKKSTLKRDDVKEVVKDITTGLMWQDDSRAKSVKKDWNDAKEYCQNLSHGGYNDWYLPTIIELESIADYSKVNPAIKEGFKNVTSSNYWSSSVNVPVSEYAWYVYFDNGYSLYYRQTSKYYVRCARAGQ; from the coding sequence TTGAAAACAACAGCAAGAGATATAAAAATGATAAAAAAGTTACTACTAATAGTACTGATTAGCATCTCAGCTTTTGGAGTTGAGATAGTTATAGACAAAACTGTTAAAAAACTAGATATTAAAAAATCAACTCTAAAAAGAGATGATGTAAAAGAGGTAGTTAAAGATATTACTACAGGTTTAATGTGGCAAGATGACTCTCGTGCAAAAAGTGTCAAAAAAGATTGGAATGACGCAAAAGAATATTGTCAAAACTTATCACATGGAGGTTATAACGATTGGTATTTACCAACTATAATAGAGTTAGAGAGTATAGCTGACTATAGTAAGGTTAATCCAGCCATAAAAGAAGGTTTTAAAAATGTAACTTCTAGCAATTATTGGTCGTCGTCTGTGAATGTTCCAGTTTCTGAATACGCTTGGTATGTGTACTTTGACAATGGCTATTCCCTCTATTACAGACAGACAAGTAAGTATTATGTTAGGTGTGCAAGGGCAGGACAATAG